gtgaggcagagagagacagaaagaacaATTTTGCCCTCTAGTGGAATCTTTGAAAAGAACAACTCCAAATGCAGCTTCCTACGATGAACAGTGAAAACGCTGATGTAAGAATAATAAGACATTTCCTAGGATGGTacatgaacaaataaaaaacagagcaTTTAGAGCAGTATTGTTGCAGACATTATACCTGCATAAGATGAAGGAGTAAAAGTATATACACTCTGTACCCCCGTGGATTTGTAGGTACATGTTCTTTATCTGAGCTATATCTCTACTATCTTTTATGTCTGGTAAATAACCCCCACAGCAATTAAGAAATAACATCGACACTACAAGTCAAAACAACCCTCGGCTTGGGTACTAGTTTAAATTAACCCAATTACTAGATTGTTATTCATGTGTGCTTTTTACCCATCTTCAGCTATTTAAGAACTAAGTAAATTAGTAACTAAACAATTTACTAGTTCCTTTTAAAATGAGATTGTACATATAAAACACTTCAGTTAATGATGTATGATGCTCTGCCATATATTAAAAAGCCCAGCAGTTACAATATTCATATGGCATGAAAAAGCATGTCTGCAGAGGTGGAGCATCCTCCACCTCTGCAGAGATCTCTCTTCTCCAGTATGGCTGTCCAATACTGAAGTTGCATTAATCAAATCAGGGATTTAAAGATAAGAGTGTGGTTCATGGTATATAGACCGTGAAGCCTTTTGACAGCATTTTTGAACTGCGGGCTTGAAGCAGACTAAAACTCACAGGAAACGATTGTAAGcaaattgttgaattttatAATTACCTTTTTTACTAAAATATATACCTTTTACACCAACTTTACAAACCATCACTATTCCTCTGTCCAACCACATTAAGAATATTATATCGGTTTTCCAACTCAACCCTTTATCTAATCACTGGCATGGGTCTTGTTTAATTCAGGTTTGCTCATGTTCTCAAATATAATATccaaattttttaaattttgttttacaCTGCTCTAGCCAGAATGTTATCttattcaaacatttctgaACATGCCTATATATGGCAACGACTGGTTTGATTCAGCCTTTTCCAAATTTTAATTTCACCTGAGCCTCCACAAGTCACCACCAGAGGGTAGCAAAGACTTCAGTTAATATGAATCTACCCCATGGACTCAGGAATGGTGATGTCATCAATACAGATCTGTTATCCCCATAAGCTGGAGGGGTGGTGTCCTTCTAGGTGTTTGAGTTTGTGGATCTCCAAGAAGCAGCATTGGGTATCAATTGATAGTATTGGTAACAAGCCACTATGTAAAGCAGGCAGCTAACCTTCAGAGAATGGGGTGAATAGTGATGCCTTTCCAAATCTTGAGCAGCTAAATGTTTTTGGGCAGCCTTGTAATAAAGTCTAGCTCTGTATGGGAAGTATGTGATATTACATTGCTACTAAAATAGCCATTCATTATATACATTTTGCACAACTTATAGTAATGCATGTTTACTACTCGTTGAATTCAGTTCCCTGTCTGCACACTTCAGATAAAGCAGATTGAGTTTAGTGCCATGTTATTGAGGTCTGCTAGACACAGGTCAGATTGTACCAGTACCTGTACTCAGTGTAAACTTGCATGGTTGGAAGAAGCTGCATTGGAATTGTGTTCTAGTTCCACCTGCCATCTTCAATCATAAAGCCAGACATAGattgagtttattttttttatttgttttagtaCAACAGTTCAAGTCATCTAGCCACTGTATCTATTGAGATTCCAGTGTATTGCTCTTTCACATACCATGTGTAGACCCCTCTTCAGTGATGGCATCCATTTTCATGTCTGGCATGTTCATTCACAGCTATACAGCAAGAAGTCATTTGCTTTAGAACAAACCCATAGTTTTACAAGAGCAAAACCAGCAGCGGCACAAAAACATGACCTGCAAGAACAAATGAGTAGCTGCACTAACACCTGCATGAATAACAGCCAACGCCTTGCTCAAACCTTgtgctacttttttttttaatatacagtAAGTGCCGGGAACAGGTGTGATTCACAGGGACATTTTCAAAACGCATGAAGCAAGCAGGGATTAAGAACCTATGCATAGAAACATGCTTCCTCAAAAAGGTTAAGTACACTGCTAAGTTTCAAAAAGGGCTGAAGCTGCATCGACTAGCTACATATCAAATGATTAGACTCAAGGGGAGGAAACGATCCACATGTAAAACCAGCGCAAGAACACTTATAGCAGGAGGATTGAAAAATTCACAAAGTGGAACTATCTTCTCAAAAAGGTGGGTAgtgaacacaaagaaatactggccaaacaaaataaatcaatcttTGGATACGTAAAAAACCCTATACACACAATCCCCTTTGTAACTTTCAGTTTTCCGAAGTGCCTTCTTCAGAGGGATCTTTGGTTTCTTTGTTCTTCCGCACCTCCTCCAACTTCTTGTCCTGTTAAAGAAAAAGGACTCGTCAATATCCAAAACCCAGGTAAAAAAAGTGGAGCACGGGAATCTTTTAAACTTAGgctcaaacactgaccttctcCTTGAATTTCTCATTCATTGCTGCCATAATTGCTGTGCGGTTCTCCTTGTTGGCCTCCATTTTCTGATTAAGCTTCTCCTCTGCCATCTTGCTGAAGTTGTTGTTCTCCTCCTGAGCTTTCTGTAGCACTTCCTTTTCATGCTCACGCTTCTCAGCCAATTGCTTCAGAACCTCTGCCTCATGGTTCTGAAAAAGAATAGTTATAATATGGATGAACAGAATGTTGTCTCCAGCGCATCACATTTCCCCAGTTGACATCTAATGCAAGATTTGCATGCTTAACAACCCGATGATTATATACAGCTCACCGTTATATAAGCAGGTTTCTGGGCTGAACGTCTCTAGCAATGAGTAATTTTACCTTGCGTCTCTCCTCCGCAGCATCCAGCTTCCTCTGAATCTCCTCCAGTGAGAGATCCTTCTTCTTGGGAGGAGGCAGGGGGAATTCACATTTGGCATCGGGGACAGCATCTGCCAGGATGACCTCAAAGGCCTGGCCAGAAGCCCGCTTGTCAAGCTCCTTGATTCTGATTTCtggacacaggaaacacaagacAGAGTTTAAGCCCACTGATCAGTTGATTGAGTAGAAGATCagaatttaacttttataaCTTGATATAATTCACCTTCAGCGGCTGCCATCTTTAAAGAGTGCTGCAGGTCAATTAACCTAAAGGAGGAAACGGAGGAAAATGTCAAATTGATGTTATTTTTAGTCACTGTATTTGATGACTCAAAATCAGCGACCTCTAGTGGCTCTTTAACAGTTTCCAACACAACTGCCTGCTTCAAAACAATCCCGGCGACAGAAACAGGGCTACTATGGAGCCACCCAGTGGCCATCTTTGGAACCTTAACCAACCACCGCCCATCAAGCCACACAAAACGGTGCTGGCAtccagtgtgtgcgtgttacaCACAGAACCTATTGTCTAGTCTTCAAACGCGTGGCACCGATGACATTCAGATGGATGCGCAGAATCAACCCTGTGCAAACATGTGGGTGGAGTTCTTCCGAGGAGAGCTTCTCATCCGACGTGTAAATTGATAATGAAGGACACATGCCACAGTGCCGAGACAAAAGGCTGAGCAGGGCGGGTGGAGCAGGCGGTGCCAGGTGCACACAGGCCCAGTCAGCTTCCATAACCCGCTAAAAAGCACCGTCTGAAACCAGATGAGTTAAGTAAGGAGCATATCCGGAGACAATAGTCATCGGGGAGCAcctgtttttttccactgtctgtctgtgccgcaggagaagagggaggaggaggagggggcgcACATGCAGACACAAGTGTGGAACTGCCCAACACAAGCGCAATGCCCGCATCCTGCTGATCACATATCACAGCAGAAATATTTATCATCAAAACTTCGATTACGATACAACACGTGGGCATGCGGGGGcacagacagcagctgtgtggtcGCAGACATCAGTCGGGCTCAGGGAGTGAGGACCCCTCCCATGATCTGCCACAAAGGCTGAGAACTAGCTCCAAACGCGCCGTTCACTTCCAATGCAAAGTCCATGGCAGCTAAAAAAGATGTGATTTTGGCGCGTTTTGAGTGGGGGGTGTGATGGAGGTCCACACCGGACGTGGACAGTTGGCATGAGGGTGATCTGCCGCCGTCTTCCTGTCCACTCAGCTTTCTCTGGTGTCGTTTAACCAGCGGCACCGAACAAAGGCTCCTCAGACAGCAGCTGCACACAAAGACGAGCTCAAGCTGAACCCGAAATCATGATTACAGAGGTTTTATTCACACTGGAGAGAGACCGAGGATGAAAAGCAATGTTCCATCCAAGTCTGGTCCTGTTGTGTGTCGGTGCCCACTGTGCCAGGGTCTCCCGCCCCACACACAGAAGGCGAACACACCCGACATGAGCGGCCTCGACCCACAAAACCGTCTCCCATCTTGTATCCTTTAAAAACAACCTCAAATTAAACTAAATGAACACAACGAGGCCTTACATGGCCAAACCCCACCTGCCAGACATCATGGCGGTTGAAGCAGGTGCTTAATTAgcaaacacaattaaaaaaaaaaaaacggtggAGCAAAGTAAACAAAGCCATTATGGGCACAGACGCCATGAAAGTACTCGCCTCGCTTGTCGTGTGTGAGGGGCTGCGTGGACCCGTGGAGCACAGACGACCTGTTGGGGATGATGAAGCCTGGcacaccctcctcttcttcttctccacgcGATGCTGCTCCGACACCAGCTCTGTCTGACTGTGAGCGAGTCTGTCGGGAGCGCGCATTAATGGACAGAAAACAGCGCCGTCACGCCGTCCTCCGCCGCTGATTGGTCGGTTTCCCTATCCCAAAAAATCTCCCCGGTGCTCATGGGAGTGGTAGTTTGTCTGGACCTTGAGATTGAGACAATGAGCTACAGCTGTTTAGGTGTCTAATGTCACCCCAGAACCTAAATTAGGATCAAATATCGATCCACAGTGATCTGATGGAAGTAGTTGatgagataaaacacacactcagcggGATTAAGGTGcgtttttaactgtttttagGGATTTTATTGTTGTGGCTCCACCCAGTCAGTCATAATGGATGATGGAAGTTGCACTGTCACAAATCCCCCTCTATCAACAACACGTTTAGCTTATTGTGTTGTAACCAAGGCATGTTTGAATGTAGCTAAGTATTGCTTAGATACTAAGAAGTCAGGCTGACCAGCACATGATGcacttaaattacatttttacacattatttacaatttttttattatttattttttccactgTTGCCTGTACAGGGCAAATtatgtgttgatgttttgattGACACAGTACAGCATCAGTCCACTTTAGCGctgtgatgtaaaaaaaaagtattgaagttgctgctgtgaaGAAAGATGACAAAAAGAGTAAAACAGCCCCAGAGAggtgtatcaatgtttaaagcttgtatgtgaaaaaagaaaatgtctgacaaaCGCAGATTTGTGTGGTATCCAGTGTAGTCTGGCAACCAACCATTTTCCAGCATGAACTTTAGACAAGTGTATCACTGAAAGGTCTGTTAAGTGCACTAGTCCAGTTAATATTTATACAATCATAAATTCAAACGGTTTCAATGACAAAGAAGGAGAAATGTTGAATTAGTAATTTAGAGTCTTGGGGAGTGAAcatgacacaaataaatattcGGTATATGCGTAAGCTACTTAGCAGCAGGCACCACTTTACATCATGTCAGAGTAATAGGAGGAGGACcttgaataaataaactaaataacatTAACTGAAAATAGAAATGAGAAACATATTCCATGGCATGGTGGCACAGTGTTTTGCACAGTTCGCCCtggttcttggtttgaatctCAGCTTCTCCAGGGcctgtctgtgtgcattttcTACTCCGACTTTCTGCCACAATCCAAATAAAATGAAGATTGGGATTAGGTTAATTGTTTAATTGAATTGTCCATGGGTGTGAATATGAGTGTGaaaggttgtttgtctctgttggccctgtgatataATGTCAACCTGTCCAGGCTGTACCCCATCTCTTTCACAAtttcagctgggattggcttcaACTCCTCTGAGATGCTAAAAAAGCACAAcatataatgaatgaatgaatagatggatatatTTCAGtagaataaaatatcaaatataacTAAACATGAGGATTCATGAATAAATTCAAACAGGCATATCTTTTTTCTGTCCAAAAATGTCCCCTACAGACCCTAACTTCAAAACTAAtcataaacaatatatatcccCTTGCATTCATTTAGtcagtgtttatgtttccaAAGTCTTAAATGAACTGAAAATACAGAATTATATAGTAGTTAGAAGATGTACCTGCATGTGCAGGAAATTAAACGGTCACACAGGAATCTGTCAGCAGCAGTCTGCTGTGACCGGCCCTTCCTGAAGTGCTGCTGATACATGCCAGTCACATCAGCACATACAGCTTTGTTATTTAACTAGGGCAGCACTGCTCAGCCGGACAGACATGTGGAAGTGCACAGAGGTGATGATGTTTGAGATAAATGTAAAAggtgaaaatgtcacattaacaagATGTCAGAGAGTTTTAACGTTTACAAAATCACATCCTCAGAGGGACAGGATGACAGTGTAATTTAACACTGATTGACAGACTTCCTATAAAAGACTGTCAGTGTTCTTCTAAAACTAATCCATCTTAGAATATGTGCTTTTTCACGCTGAGAGTATTGATACAATCACTTGGAAAATAGATCACAGAACCAGAAAACTGCAGCTACCTTGTTTCAGAATAGGagatatattttatatcatCTTTTTTTATCCCTGCCATCATTAAAGTGTTGCCTCGGTCTATTAATGTTCAGAAATCGAGATTTCTCTCTGACTCTGTTAATCGCATTCATTATCCAAGTTGTTTACAGTGTATTCTGTACTAGTTAAAGTAGCTCTTCTTAATTAATTTATGTTCAGATCCGATCCAACCACTAAACTGCGTGAGATTTAAGAGAATCTTTGTGACTCGCTGCTGCAcagtttcagttgtgtttttggAAATCAAACTTTCAGGAGTAATGTAAATGCCAAAGCTTGAACTAAAATTAGGTTCAATCGACCTATCCTGCACTATTTGATTTGCGACTATTTTTAGCTTAACACGATTGTGACGACAGGAGGAGCCGATCAGCGTTCTGTCACAGTGATGCTGTGCTGAAAATATTTGTAACCACAGGGCCGACAGTTAGATCTATTTTTACTCATGCCATGTGGATGTCATTTCATCTTTTGATTTAGGCCAGCGCTTTATGTGCAAGTTGAAGGCACTTTGAGAGTGAAGTTTCACTGCAGAGGCAGACAAATCAGTTCAAACCGCACAATGGATGCATGCAGAGGCTGGAAGTCACAGAGCAAAACTGCAGCCTCACCGATCAGATGGTTACGCACCAAGTGATTCAGTCCCTTGTCACTCAGACATGATTCCTCTTTCCCCAAAAGGAAAGTGGTACAAAACCCTGAATCAGGGTTGGAAACTGAGTGGTGTGTTTTTAAGTGATAATGTTACAGTTGTGCAGAGCACGAGCAGATTATAATTATTGGGGGTTGGGCTCATTTTGGGGTCATCAGCAACAAACCTGCCAAGTTTAAGGTCAAATCACATGAGTTGTCAACAAAACTggagaacagaaagacagacatttcTGAATTTATCAGTAGGATGCTgcttttttctatttaaaatgtgCCTATTGGTATGTACATAATTTATAGTTACATGGTCTTGTTTCCTTTATGAAATGGGAATAGAAAGAGGCAGGAAATAGGGTGTGACCTGGAGTAGAGGTTGCAAGTCGGGATGACGAGCGAACCAAATCTCTAAAAACCTGTGTATAGTCATGTAAGgatggatgacatcacagtgcTAAAGGAATATTATCCAATGTTGTTATTTATCATGTAAAATATACCTGAAAAACAACATAGAAATAATAGAATGGAATTTAAAAGCAATAAAGTATGTTCCATCATTCAAATGTCAATATTATCAATGGTAAAATCGatgatatcaatcaatcaatcaaatcaaatatactttattgtccTATAGGAAAATGTATCTTGGGCCAAAGAAGAGTACATTgtacaacaaaccaacaaaactaCAACAAAACAGTACACTAGGACATGTCATGCAAGACCTAGAATAataatgcagaataaaagtgagtTCTATATGCACCTGCCCTAAAAACACTTCAAATGTTAAAACACTAAAAGGATATGACAAGATAAGcaagatgaaaaacacaaattggCATTAAAACTCAAAAATGTGCCAGACAAAGTCCAATGGTTGTTGAGATACATGACCAAGTCAACACGTCTCCTTACATAACCTTTCAACAGCTTTAATTGGGATTTCTTTTTCTGGTAGAAAGTAGTGAATGCATTGAGACTTTTGTTTTGTCGTATATTTtatatggacacacacacagcatatgaGAGGACATGAACTTAAGAGTACTTAAAGTTCTAATATTAAACTTccatatttaaattaaagtgaTCCTAGTAGGGACTATTTAAACTACAAAGAGTTTaatgtatttctgttttatatGGTAAAAGCCAGAAGACATTTAGCCTAGCATATCAACAGGGGGGCGGTTCATAGGCTTTACACATGCTGATTTTTAAGACTTtatcatttcattattattattattgttgttaatatTATTTCTATTGTTATTCCTTTAATTAAGTGCAGTCTGACAGTAAGATAGCTTTGCTCAGATCAACCATGACTGGATAGTATTTTTCACCCATCAGTGGGATCCTCTAGTGTCCTGTGTGTTCAGTGCCAGTCTGCTGAGCTGCTCTGTCTTAGTGACTAAGACCAGATGGTGTCCACGGCCTGCCAGCATCAGTCCCCCCCATGAACTGGATCCGTGGTGCTTGACAGGACAAAGAAGAGCAAACTAGAGACAGAGGCAGGGATACAGCAGGGGGAACACAGGAGGGctgtctgctgtttgcaaaCTCCAGGGGCAGCACTAGCCAAAAATCACaggtgtgtgttcgtgtgtgttgaAAATTGGATTTGCTCTTTTCTGACCAAGTCGGGCTTTAGactttgtttatgtgtgtgtttgtgctgctgatTATGTTTTCATAAATTAAGCCCAGTggctgagtaaaaaaaaagtcagtctGTTTATTTAGGTCATTGCTTTGAAATTGGCATTTTTCGATGaggttgaataaaaaaaaaaaaaaatatatatatatatatatatatatataaaccccTTCAGATCCTTTTCCAAAATCAGCTTGGTCATAATGATCCATGGTCCTTATGATCTTCAGGGAATACATTCTGCTCCCCCATAGTTTTTTTAGATTGCCTTCTGTTGTTTAtgagatttagattttatttatcttgtgaATTTTGTTTCCTACATTATAAAAGCACTGGGAAAACATTGCTGTCCAACAAAGCAGTGCTTGGGGTTGCGGGTATGGAGATTGCAGAGCTCTGTTATAAAAGAAAGGACAAGTGGCTGCATGATGGGGGACACACAGGGTTATTATGAATCCCTGTATGGCCTAGTGAGCTGCtgctatgacacacacacacacacaaacacacacgcaccaggAGCAGCATTGACAGATGATCCACGAATCATTCTTCGTAAGATGGTGCAGGAGTGGGACACTCTTTTCAGAAGCATTCACCCATGCCAGTGTTTGCCTGGCACTGACGCAGAGAGCCTGACCCATTTTTTGTCCAAACAAACACGTTGCAGgccaccccacccacccaccataTCCACAGAGGCATTGGGATCCAACAGTGAGCAGATTAGGGAATGGGGGACATTGAGTTGTGAATGTTCTGAGGGAGGTTTCAGTATTAGAATATAGGATCTTAGGATAGGATGACATTTGCTGCTTGTGATGAACACTGACATGGAACAGCTGAGAATTTAACTCTGATTATCAAAGACTTATTCACAAGAaacaaaaagcatttttttgtaaatattgcCTGCAAGATGATAAATTAGGTCCTCTGTTGCCATGACGCTAAATCTATATGGCAGCCATGTTTAAATGTAGTGCTAACTTTTATGTAACTGGATTACATAATCATCAGctcagctgctctctgctctggGAGGCTGCAGGCTGTCTGGAAGTGGTTTCAACAACCCTTCCCCCAACCTccatgtacagtacatgtgtgTGCACTCCATGCATAATTGTGTTTACGTCTGATTGATGGCTTCCCATGTGCAGAATGCATTGTACAAATGTGTTTATTCAAAACAGGGACAAAGTTGTGGTCTTGTGTCAAGGTTGATATGCCTTTGCTATTTGTTACCTGTAAAATAATATTgagcttttgtctttttctgaaatgtatgaaatccaataaaaaaattgaaatgagaaaagaaaaaaacagcgtAAACACCACATCTGATGGGATAACCGCCAGCTGGTAGAAGTATACTGTTGAAATCGTTTTCCCCTTACAGGGAATTGCACTGCTCTTAGCCACAAGAAGAATGGGTGGATGCTGTTATTGTGGCCTGATGGAGATAAGTGCCTTTTATATGGCTGATCTCTACGCTGGATATTGTGGCCAAAAAATACCTCAGTCAAGATAAGCAGCAACAGTGATGTCCAACAGATAAAGCATGGCCATGTTCTCTGAGTCCTCCAAAAGTCTAACAGTGTCAGTAAGGTGGACCCAAGTTTGGACTAAACAATCTGGATCATCCATAGAACAGATGGGGCAGGACAATTTAATCTTTCCTGTGGCGCAGCAAACATGGGCGATTGTCAGATGTCATACTCATGTCCCCATGTGCTAATTGCCCACTTGAAGAAAGCAAATACAACGTGAAAACTGAATTTATATACTTCAGTCATTAATGAATAGCATGATGGTC
This is a stretch of genomic DNA from Limanda limanda chromosome 19, fLimLim1.1, whole genome shotgun sequence. It encodes these proteins:
- the LOC133026275 gene encoding stathmin-like, whose protein sequence is MAAAEEIRIKELDKRASGQAFEVILADAVPDAKCEFPLPPPKKKDLSLEEIQRKLDAAEERRKNHEAEVLKQLAEKREHEKEVLQKAQEENNNFSKMAEEKLNQKMEANKENRTAIMAAMNEKFKEKDKKLEEVRKNKETKDPSEEGTSEN